One Misgurnus anguillicaudatus chromosome 19, ASM2758022v2, whole genome shotgun sequence genomic region harbors:
- the LOC129427203 gene encoding salivary gland specific protein SAGSIN1 produces the protein MAGLWRFVLRVSGSYGVFSEGLSRTLLIFFNLAWRLRLRFPYLYVIASMMFNVRLQVHIEIH, from the exons ATGGCGGGACTGTGGCGGTTCGTGCTGCGCGTGTCGGGCTCGTACGGTGTATTTTCGGAAGGTCTCAGCCGGACTCTTCTCATCTTCTTTAATCTCGCGTGGAGACTCAGACTCAGATTCCCATATCTGTACGTCATCGCCTCCATGATGTTTAACGTGCGATTAcag GTTCACATTGAAATACACTGA